A stretch of DNA from Microbacterium sp. LWS13-1.2:
CCTTGCGGTCGACATCCCGGCGGGTGGCGAGGCCGTGCGCGAGGAGCGTCTCGGCGATCTGGCTGCCGATCTTCGCCACCGGGTTGAGGTTCGACATCGGGTCCTGCGGCACGAGCCCGATCGAGCCGCCGCGGATCGTGCGCATGACGCCCTCGGAGGCGCCGACGAGGTCTTCGCCCTCGAACATGATGCTGCCCCGGGTGACCTTGCCGTTGCCGGGCAGCAGCCCGATGACCGCCATCGCGGTGGTCGACTTGCCCGAGCCCGACTCGCCGACGATCGCGAGCGTCTCACCGGCCGCGAGGTCGAGATCGATGCCTTCGACGGCGTGCACCGGGCCGTCGATGGTCTGGAACTCGACGGCGACGTCGCGGACCTGGAGCAGCGGCGCCCCGGCCGCGACACGTTCAGTGGATCGGGCCATGCGCTCCATCCTGCCTGGCGGAGTCGTCTCGCGCATCGATGCGCGGTCAGCCTTTACGGATCCGTAACGCGGGGGCCCGCCGGGCCGGCGGCAGTCTTGCCGCAGTACCGTGGTGCCATGGCGGCGATCGACCTCAACGCGGACCTCGGCGAAACGGTCGGCGGCATGCCGACGGCCGACGACGAGGCGATGTTCGCGGTGATCTCGAGCGCGAGCGTCGCGTGCGGCGGACACGCCGGCGACGTCCCCTCCATGCGCGAGGCCGTTGCCAGGGCCGAGCGGTTCAGTGTGGCGGTCGGCGCCCACCCCTCGTACCCCGACCGTGCGAACTTCGGCCGCATCGCCGCGGCGATGGACCCGGCCGATCTCTGCGCCGCCGTCGCCGAGCAGCTCGCGGCCCTGGTCGCCGCCGGCGCCGACCTGCGCTACGTCAAGCCGCACGGCGCCCTCTACCACGCCGTCATCGGCGACCGACGGCAGGCGGATGCCGTCGCCCGCGCGATCGCCGACTGCTCGGCGCTGCTCGGCCGGCCCCTGCCGGTGCTCGGTCTTCCCGGCGAGATCGCCGAGGCTGCGGCATCCGTCGGTCTTCCGTTCGTACGCGAGGCCTTCCTCGACCGCGGCTACCTGCCCGACGGATCGCTCGTCCCGCGCACGCAGTCGGGCGCCCTTCTCGACGACCCCGATCTCGTCGTCGTGCGAGCGGTGCTCCTCGCGCGCGAGGGCGTGGTGGAGGCGATCGACGGGTCGCTCGTGGTGGCCGACGCGGTCTCCCTGTGCGTGCACGGCGATTCACCCGGCGCGGTCCATATGGCGCGCGCCGTGCGCGCGGCCCTCGACGCCGCGGGCGTGGAGGTGCGGGCGCCGTGGTGAGCACGCCGGCGCCGCGCGTCCGGCCGATGGGGGAGCGCGCGTTCCTCCTCGAGGTCGGCGCGCTCGACGACGTGCTGCCCCTGCACGCCGCGCTCGCCGCCGCGCGGCCGGAGGGCGTCGTCGACCTGGTGCCGGCGGCTCGGACCGTGCTGGTGCGGGTCGACCCGCGGCTCCTTCCGCTCGCGTCCGCTCGGGCGTGGGCGCTCGCCGCGGCGGCCGACACCGAGCCCGGTGGCGGCTCCGCCGGGCCGCTCGTCGAGCTCGACATCGCCTACGACGGGGCCGATCTCGACAGCACCGCGCTCCTGCTCGGCATCGGTGCCGATGACCTCGTGCGCCGTCATTCCGCGGCGGAGTGGCGCGTGGCCTTCACCGGCTTCGCGCCGGGCTTCGGCTACCTCGTCAGCGACGACTGGCCGTTCGATGTGCCGCGCCTCGACTCGCCCCGCACCCGGGTGCCCGCGGGGGCGGTGGGACTCGCCGGTGGATTCGCAGGCGCCTACCCGCGCGACACTCCCGGCGGCTGGCGGCTCATCGGCACCACCACCGCGCCGCTGTTCGATCCGGATGCCGCATCCCCCGCGCTTCTGGCGCCGGGGACCCGCGTTCGGTTCCGGCCGGCGGCGCGCGCCGGTGGCGGCGGCGCGTCGCCCGGAGTCTCCGGGCGCGTGAGCCCGGCCGCGGCGGAGGCGCCTGGCCCCGGCATCCGGATCCTCGAACCCGGCCTGCTGGCGACCCTGCAGGATCTCGGACGGGAGGGCGCGGCATCCGTCGGCGTGGCCGTGTCGGGAGCCCTCGACCGGGCCGCCCTGCGCACCGCCAACCGACTGCTCGGCAACCCCGAGGACGCCGCGGCCATCGAGGTCACGATGGGCGGGCTGCGCGCCGTCGCGGAGACTGACCTGTGGGTCGCGGTGACCGGTGCGTGGGGTGCTGTGCGCATCGCGGGGCTGGCGGCCGACCCCTATGCGGCGCATCCGTGGCCGGCGGGCGCCGAGCTGCACCTGGACTGGTTCTCACACGGGGCGCGCGCCTACGTCGCGGTACGGGGCGGCCTCGACGGTCGCACCGCCCTCGGCTCGCGTGCGACCGATCTGCTCGCCGGGCTCGGACCTGCAGCGCTCCGCGCCGGTGCCGTCGTGGGCGTCCGCGACGACGCCCGCACGCCGATCCCGGTCGCGCCGCCCGCGGCGTGGGGCGCACCGCACGATGACGAGCTCGAGCTCGAACTGGCACCGGGACCGCGCGCCGAGTGGTTCGCTCCGGAGGCGCTGACGACGCTCTACGACGCCGTGTGGACCGTCTCGAACCACGCCGATCGCGTCGGCGCACGCCTCGATGGGCCCGAGCTCGCCCGCGTGCGCACGGGGGAGCTGCCGAGCGAGGGCATGGTCCCGGGCGCGCTGCAGGTGCCGCCCAGCGGCCGGCCCACCATCCTCCTCGCCGACGGGCCCGTGACCGGCGGCTACCCGGTGATCGCCGTGGTGACGGCCGCCGGCCTCGACCTCGTCGCGCAGGCGCGGCCGGGCACCCGCATCCGGTTCCGGCACGCGCGCCCGCCCGTGTGAGGGGACCACCGAAGCCGGCTCACCTGCCTCCGGCCTCGAGCAGGTCGGCGGTTGCGCGGAGGATGGCCACGATCGCGGCGGTGCGCATCTCGGCGGGCGCGCGGTGGCCGTCCGTCTCGATCGCGACGGATGCCGCAGCAGGAGGCGCGTCGTGTACCGAGGACAGCAGCCCCCGCGCGTTCAGGGCTCCTGCCGCCGAGAGCATCGGTCGCTGCTCGTAGGTGTCATCGAGGATGTCGAACACCGCCGCGACGAACTCGCTGTTGGTCAGCGCCGGCGTCTTGGCGAACACGCTCAGCGCGGCCGACGAGAACACGCCGCGCCCGTTCGTCTCGAGCGCGACCTGGTCGGGCTGGCAGGCGCTGATCAGCACCTCCCGGCCGTCGGCCCGCTGCGCGCGGGGCACCGCGGCACGGTCGGTCTCGACCTCGACGACCCGCTTCCACGCGGCCATGCGGAACGCATCGGCAGGCGACGCCGCCCGCTCCTCGCGGAACGCCGCCTCCTCATCGGCGTCGAGCACCGTCATCCGCGGAGTCGCACCTGCGGGGATCTTCCGCGACGTGAACTCGCTCGGCGTGATCTCGCGGTTCACCGAGCCGGAGTGGCACGAGTCGAAGAAGAGCGTCACCGAGACGCCTTCGGGGATGGCATCCCAGATGGCGCCGAGGTCGTCGTCGACGATGAGCTCGCCGTCGCGGAAGTCGATCGGGCAGAGAGCCTCGTCCTTCGGCCCGAACGCGTCGGTCTCGTCGCCGTCGAGGTCGGGGACGAATGTTCCGTGCCCGGCGAACTGGATCGCGACGATGTCGCCGTCGCGCGCCGACGAGACCTTGTCGAGCATCGCCCGCAGGATCGTGTCGCGGGTGGCGTCCTTGTTGTGGATCGACTCCACCTTGAAGCCGGCGCCGGTGAGCGCAGCGGCCCATGCCTCGGCGTCCGCCACGCAGCCGCTCAGCGGGTCCCTCGGGTACGCGTCGATGCCGATGCACAGCGCCAGCTTGCGCGGCGCGGCACCGCGGGCGCCGGTCGGCTCCGGGCGCGGCGCAGGCGTGAACTCGCTGACCTCGCGCGTCCGGCGCGGGAAGACGGCAACGTGGTCGGTCTCGTCGCTGTCCGGCACGCCGACGACGCGCCGCGCGAGACTCATCATCGTCTCCTCGTCGTTGTCGAAGTCGCCGTGCGAGGTCGCCTGCGTGCTGCTGCGCCGGCCGCGGGCGACCGGACCGAGGACGAGGCGCTCGGAGGTGTCGCCGAGGTAGGCCATCGTCCGCCCGGAGCGACGCAGGTGCTCCTCGAGACCGAGGATCTCGGCATCCTTCTCCGCCTCGAATGCCCGCGAGACGAGATACAGGAGCGATTTGCGGTAGACCCCGGCCGTGTTGTCGCGCTTCTCCTGGTTCTCGTTCATCGTGAAGATCGACAGGTTCTCGATCTTGCCGGTCTCGGCGAGGGGCAGCAGCGTCGCCTCGAAGGTGTCGACGCGCACGGCGGGCGCGAGGAAGGTCACGCTCTTCACGCTCTCGACCTTGTCGTCGCCCTCGAACAGCCGCGGCACGAAGTGCGAGTGGTAGATCGACCCGGCGCTGTGCCCGGCGATGTGCAGCTCGATGGCGCCCGCGTTCGCAGCCATGTACTCCCGGAGCGCCGCCGCGAGCACGTACGCACCGCCTGCCGCACCGCCGTCGATGGCCGGAAGACATGCGCCGGCGGAGTCGAGCTTCATGTCGTCCCAGAACTTCCGGCCGCCGAGCACTCGTGCCGCGGCTTCCACGGCGAGATCCGTGAGGTCGGTGAAACCGCGCTTGCCGGCCTTGCCCCGGACCACGTCTTCGAGAGTGGTCTTGAACCCGCTCTCCCAGACGAGGTGGATGGGGTACACGCCGTTCTTCTTCCACCACGCGACCTGGCGCTGTGCGGTCTGCAGCCCCGCGGCCTTGTCGGTGAGCCCCCCGTGCGCCCAGATGAGCACCGGAACGGGCGCGGGCGCCTCGCCGGCCGGCGTCTTCTTCGCCTGCTGGTCGACGAACGCGCCGAGGTCGACGTCGATCATGCGCTTGACGTCCTCGGCCGTGGTCTCGAAGTCCTCGACGGTGCGCGGCTTGGCGCTCGCCGCCGTGGCGAGCCTGCCGTCCTCCGTGTGGACGACGTGCTTGCGCAGTGCCGTGAGCTCCGCGGCGCTGAGCGTCGCGCCACGGGCGGTCGCGGTGGTGTCGGGCATGGTGTCACGTCCTGTCTGCTGAGGGTGGATGGGTGAAGTCAGTGGTGGTCGTCACCGGCGTGGCCGCTGCGCACGAGCTTCGCGCGAGGGTCGGCGTAGACCGTGAAGGCGAGGGAGGTGAGATCGCCGGCCTCGCGCGCGGCGTGTCGTGCGGCGAGCACCGCCTCGCCGACGGTCGCGCCCTCGCCGAGCGTCTGCGCGTAGAAGGTGCGGACGAACAGCGCGGTCACGTCATCGCGCACCGCCCACGAGCACCCGATGAACACGCCTGCTCCGCCGCGGAGGAACGCCTCCGCGAACCCGCCGAGCCCGGTCGCGCCGGAGCGGAGCCGGCCCACGTCGCACGCGCTCAGGAACACGAACGGGGCGGATGCCGCGGCCTGCGGCTCGTCCAGTTCGGGCAGATCGCGTCGTGCGTCGGAGTCCGTGTACGAGGCCGATCCGTCGTCGTGATCCTCCGAGAACGCGGCGAAGGCGATCTCCTGCCCGCGTGGAGCGGCGTCGCGCCACCGGCCGTGCCCGGCGAAGTGGAGGAGGTCGAAGCCGTCCGCGATCGCCTGGCGGAAAGCGGCCGGGTCGTCGGCGGAGCGCGGACGGAGCGCCAGTAGGTCGCCGAGGGTCTCGATCTCCTCGCGGGCGCGCGGGAGGGTCAGGTTGTGATCGACGTAGTCCGGCGCGACCGCGACGACACGGCTGGTGTCGACGGGCAGGACCGTGGGTCGCGTCGTCCCGTACATCCACCGCGTCAGCCCGAGGTCGCCGAGGAAGTAGCGCTCCGGGTCGGGTCGCTGCGTGCCGACAGGCACGAGGTGCAGGATCTCCCAGGGGATGTCGAGTTCGCCTGACGTCTGCAGCACGAGTTGCGAGATCCGCCGCCGCCGGCTCCACAGCAGGGCGTTGACCTCATCGCCGAGGAGATCCTCCGCGATCCGGGCGCCGAGTGTGCGCACCTCGCGGCGGACGGTGTCGGCGGCCTCCTCGGCCTCGTCGGGGTCGTCCTCCACCGTCTGCCGATACGCCGATCTGATTTCGGCGAGGTCGGCGTAGATGCCCTCGACGTACGCGCTCTTGTCGGCGAGGCGCACCGAGTTCTTCACGACCGTCCGGCCGATCTTCGCCGTGATGAGCAGCTCGGAGCGGCCGCGCGAGATCGACTCGTCGATCACGAGGGTGGGGAGGTCCGCGATGCTGCGCGGCGGCGCGGCGACGGATGCCGCCACCACCCGCACGTCGCCGTCGGGGCCGTCGGCGTCGTCGGGGAGGATGGGGGTGCTCAGCGCCAGGACGGCGAGCGGAGCCACCACGGGCGCCTGGGTGAACGTGACGGTGATGTGGCCGCGCCCGGGTGCGTCGGGCACCAGCCGGAAGACGAGTCGCCGGGGGTCGTCCCCCTCCGCGGGCAGCGAGGTCGTGATGACCGACGGGGTGCCGTCGGCGAAGGCGAGGCCGCGCAGCTGCATGCCCACTTCGATGTCACGCGACGGGTCGAACCGTGCCCGGGTCTTCTTGTGCGCCGTGCCTGCCGTCGGGACGAGGTCCTCCAGCGACAGTCTGACGACGGCATCGAACGCGACGCCGGCGATGACGCGCGAGGGAACCTCCGCGTCGACGACGGTCGGGACCGGCGTCGCACCGTCCAGGCCGGCGGCCGGCGCCCCCGGCGCCGGCACCGGTGAAGCCGCTGCGGGCGGCGGCGCGGACGGGGCGGGAGCGGGCGGTGTCGGTGCGGCGGGTGCGAGCCCGGGGGATCGGCCGCCGATCCCACCGCCGATCCCGCCTCCACCCAGTGGCCCCATCTCGAATGCACCACCGGTCTCGAACTCCGGCACCGCGGGCGGAGGCACAGCCTCCGCGGCCGACTCGGGCCCGCCGCCCATGCCCATGCCGCCGACGGCGACCTGCTCCTCGAGCCAGGCGATGCCCGTCTCGAAGTCGCTCGCGACCACGGTCAGATGCAGCGTCTCACCGATGATCAGGTGGATCCGCGCCCCGTAGAGGTGGTCGCCCCGCCGCTCGAGGTGGATGAGCTCCGCGATCCCGTCGCGCACGGTGAGCGCGGCGTAGTGGACGTCGTCGCCGCCTCGGACGAGCACGGTCGCGACGGTGTCCGCGCGCGCGTGGAGCATGACATCGGCGAGCAGCGTGATGCCGTGCTCATCGGGCACGACGTCCGGCGGCGCCGCGTCGATGCGCACGTCGAGGGAGTCTCCGTCGCCGTCGACGTCGACTGTGCCGCGCGGCACGTCTGGAACCAGAGCCATCTCGACCCCCTCGCAGCGGTGCCCAGTCACCTTTGGATCCGAGGAGCGCAGTTCGGTGGACAGCATACGAGCACGCTTCTCACCGCACCAGAGCACCGCGTGCGCAGTGCTGATACGTCCTTCCCCTACCAGGTGCGCAGGGTGTCGGCGACGGTCTCCCACTCGTGTTCGGGAAGAGCGAGCTGCACGGCCTCGGCGACCGTGAGCTCGGCACCGGCGGCCTGCCCGGCTTCCACGCTCTGGGGGTCGTGACCGCGCAGGATCTCGAGATACGGCGTGTGCACCGTGAACGCCTCGACGTCGAAGATGCCGATCCGCTGCCGGATCTCGCCGGCCGCGACCGCCAGAGCCGCCGCCCGCCACGCCTCGCTGTGCGCGGCGGCGACGGCGCAGACGCCCTCGAGCCCGTAAGCGACGCCCTCCTCGTAGTGCAGCCGGATCGACAGCAGCAGGGTGTGCACGAACTCCCGCTCGGCATACTCGGTGCGTCCCAGCTGGAAGTTCAGACGAGCTCGCAGATTGCCGGCGACCGACGTCGTGAACAGGTCGCCGCGTGCCTCGGCGAGCGACGTGGCGCGATCGAAGTGCGCGAGGGCGTCGTCGGTGGCGCCCCTGACCCACGCGAGCCTGCCGAGCGACACCTCCGTGATGGCCTCCGCCCAGGTGTTCCCGCGCTCGCTCAGCGTCACGACCGCCTCGCGCAGTTCGGCATCGGCCTTGTCGGTGTCGAGGTGGGAGAACTGCACGCGCGCGGTCGCGCGCGCGGCGAGGGCCATGGCCGCGGCATCCTCGTCGCCGCTCTCCGTGAACAGCCGTACGCACTCGCCGAGCCCGGCGATCACCTGCTCGCTGGGCCGCTGCCACATCTCGCCCCAGAGGGCGAAGAACCACGCGATCGCGCGCGTGTGCTGGGTGATGGGCTGGTCGTGCTGCTTCTCGAGCAGTTCGAGCATCCACACCCGCACCTCGGCGAAGAAGCCCGAGATCCACCAGTAGATGAGCAGGCTCCACGCGAAGTCGCCGGCGTCGTCCAGCCGGTTCGTGTAGATGAGGTGGCGCACCGCGGCGCGCAGGTTCGGAAGCTCGAGCCCCAGACGCACGACCGCGTCGGCCTGCCCGCTGCCGCCGAGACCGGGCGCGATCCGCTGCACCAGGCCCCGGTAGTAGTCGGCGTGCGCGCGGCGCACCCGCACCGCGTCGCCGCGCTCCTTCAGGCGCCCCAGCGCGTATTCGCGCACGAGAGACAGCAGCGAGAACACGCGCCGTCCGCCGACCTCGCTCTGCTTCACGAGCGAGCCGTCGATGAGTGCGGTGAGCGCGTCGATCGCCTCGTCGCCCCACGAGCGTCCCTCGCCCAGCGCCTCGACAGCGTCGAGTGTGAACCGGGTCGCGAAGACGCCGAGATCTTCGAGCAGCTCGCGCTGCGTGTCGGGGAGCAGGCTCACGCTCCAGTCGATCGTCGCCCGCATGGTCTTGTGCCGGTCGGGCATATCCCGCACCGCCGCCGTCAGCAGCGGCAGGCTGCTCTCGAGACGCTCCGCGATGCCGGAAGGGCTCAGGATGCGCACCTTGGCGGCGGCGAGCTCGATCGCCAGCGGCAGCCCTTCCAGCCGGCGGCAGATGTCGGCGAGGTCGCCCGCGTTGTCTGCGGTGACGTCGAAGTCGGCGTCGATCGCCCGCGCCCGGTCCACGAACAGCGTCACGGCGGCGGACCGCGTGGCGCGATCCAGGCTCGCCGGACCTTCGCCGGCCGGGGTCGTCAACGGAGCGACCTCGAAGACGCGCTCGCCGCGGATGCGCAGCACGATGCGGCTCGTCACCAGGAACGTCGCCGTCGGAGCGACCGTGTACAGCCGCACCAGGACGGGGGCGGCATCCACGATCTGCTCGAAGTTGTCGAGCACGATGAGCACGCGGCGATCGGCGAGCGCGTGGGCGATGCGCTCCTCGAGCGCCGCTTCGCCGTTGTCGCGGATGCCGAGATAGTAGGCGATCGTCGGCAGCAGCAGTCCCGGCTCGAGCACGCCCTCGAGGAGCACGAAGTACACGCCGTCGGGGAACATGTCGCCGCACGCCAGCGCGGTCTCGATCGCCAGCCGGCTCTTGCCGATGCCACCGGGGCCG
This window harbors:
- a CDS encoding caspase family protein, which translates into the protein MPDTTATARGATLSAAELTALRKHVVHTEDGRLATAASAKPRTVEDFETTAEDVKRMIDVDLGAFVDQQAKKTPAGEAPAPVPVLIWAHGGLTDKAAGLQTAQRQVAWWKKNGVYPIHLVWESGFKTTLEDVVRGKAGKRGFTDLTDLAVEAAARVLGGRKFWDDMKLDSAGACLPAIDGGAAGGAYVLAAALREYMAANAGAIELHIAGHSAGSIYHSHFVPRLFEGDDKVESVKSVTFLAPAVRVDTFEATLLPLAETGKIENLSIFTMNENQEKRDNTAGVYRKSLLYLVSRAFEAEKDAEILGLEEHLRRSGRTMAYLGDTSERLVLGPVARGRRSSTQATSHGDFDNDEETMMSLARRVVGVPDSDETDHVAVFPRRTREVSEFTPAPRPEPTGARGAAPRKLALCIGIDAYPRDPLSGCVADAEAWAAALTGAGFKVESIHNKDATRDTILRAMLDKVSSARDGDIVAIQFAGHGTFVPDLDGDETDAFGPKDEALCPIDFRDGELIVDDDLGAIWDAIPEGVSVTLFFDSCHSGSVNREITPSEFTSRKIPAGATPRMTVLDADEEAAFREERAASPADAFRMAAWKRVVEVETDRAAVPRAQRADGREVLISACQPDQVALETNGRGVFSSAALSVFAKTPALTNSEFVAAVFDILDDTYEQRPMLSAAGALNARGLLSSVHDAPPAAASVAIETDGHRAPAEMRTAAIVAILRATADLLEAGGR
- a CDS encoding 5-oxoprolinase subunit PxpA codes for the protein MAAIDLNADLGETVGGMPTADDEAMFAVISSASVACGGHAGDVPSMREAVARAERFSVAVGAHPSYPDRANFGRIAAAMDPADLCAAVAEQLAALVAAGADLRYVKPHGALYHAVIGDRRQADAVARAIADCSALLGRPLPVLGLPGEIAEAAASVGLPFVREAFLDRGYLPDGSLVPRTQSGALLDDPDLVVVRAVLLAREGVVEAIDGSLVVADAVSLCVHGDSPGAVHMARAVRAALDAAGVEVRAPW
- a CDS encoding DUF4062 domain-containing protein, with amino-acid sequence MTGGRSPVIRTPDQRIRVFVSSTLRELADEREAVRSAIERLRLAPVMFELGARPHPPRDLYRSYLAQSDVFIGIYGASYGWVAPEEAVSGLEDEYNLASPEMPKLIYVKDTDTRDERLTQLIARIQADDTAAYLHFHTAADLEDHVAGDLAMLLAERFDESRVAATAEPEPEAPTLIGRVPVPYTPTIGREADIDAVRTLLARGTDRVVSLIGPGGIGKSRLAIETALACGDMFPDGVYFVLLEGVLEPGLLLPTIAYYLGIRDNGEAALEERIAHALADRRVLIVLDNFEQIVDAAPVLVRLYTVAPTATFLVTSRIVLRIRGERVFEVAPLTTPAGEGPASLDRATRSAAVTLFVDRARAIDADFDVTADNAGDLADICRRLEGLPLAIELAAAKVRILSPSGIAERLESSLPLLTAAVRDMPDRHKTMRATIDWSVSLLPDTQRELLEDLGVFATRFTLDAVEALGEGRSWGDEAIDALTALIDGSLVKQSEVGGRRVFSLLSLVREYALGRLKERGDAVRVRRAHADYYRGLVQRIAPGLGGSGQADAVVRLGLELPNLRAAVRHLIYTNRLDDAGDFAWSLLIYWWISGFFAEVRVWMLELLEKQHDQPITQHTRAIAWFFALWGEMWQRPSEQVIAGLGECVRLFTESGDEDAAAMALAARATARVQFSHLDTDKADAELREAVVTLSERGNTWAEAITEVSLGRLAWVRGATDDALAHFDRATSLAEARGDLFTTSVAGNLRARLNFQLGRTEYAEREFVHTLLLSIRLHYEEGVAYGLEGVCAVAAAHSEAWRAAALAVAAGEIRQRIGIFDVEAFTVHTPYLEILRGHDPQSVEAGQAAGAELTVAEAVQLALPEHEWETVADTLRTW
- a CDS encoding CHAT domain-containing protein, which produces MALVPDVPRGTVDVDGDGDSLDVRIDAAPPDVVPDEHGITLLADVMLHARADTVATVLVRGGDDVHYAALTVRDGIAELIHLERRGDHLYGARIHLIIGETLHLTVVASDFETGIAWLEEQVAVGGMGMGGGPESAAEAVPPPAVPEFETGGAFEMGPLGGGGIGGGIGGRSPGLAPAAPTPPAPAPSAPPPAAASPVPAPGAPAAGLDGATPVPTVVDAEVPSRVIAGVAFDAVVRLSLEDLVPTAGTAHKKTRARFDPSRDIEVGMQLRGLAFADGTPSVITTSLPAEGDDPRRLVFRLVPDAPGRGHITVTFTQAPVVAPLAVLALSTPILPDDADGPDGDVRVVAASVAAPPRSIADLPTLVIDESISRGRSELLITAKIGRTVVKNSVRLADKSAYVEGIYADLAEIRSAYRQTVEDDPDEAEEAADTVRREVRTLGARIAEDLLGDEVNALLWSRRRRISQLVLQTSGELDIPWEILHLVPVGTQRPDPERYFLGDLGLTRWMYGTTRPTVLPVDTSRVVAVAPDYVDHNLTLPRAREEIETLGDLLALRPRSADDPAAFRQAIADGFDLLHFAGHGRWRDAAPRGQEIAFAAFSEDHDDGSASYTDSDARRDLPELDEPQAAASAPFVFLSACDVGRLRSGATGLGGFAEAFLRGGAGVFIGCSWAVRDDVTALFVRTFYAQTLGEGATVGEAVLAARHAAREAGDLTSLAFTVYADPRAKLVRSGHAGDDHH
- a CDS encoding urea amidolyase family protein; the protein is MVSTPAPRVRPMGERAFLLEVGALDDVLPLHAALAAARPEGVVDLVPAARTVLVRVDPRLLPLASARAWALAAAADTEPGGGSAGPLVELDIAYDGADLDSTALLLGIGADDLVRRHSAAEWRVAFTGFAPGFGYLVSDDWPFDVPRLDSPRTRVPAGAVGLAGGFAGAYPRDTPGGWRLIGTTTAPLFDPDAASPALLAPGTRVRFRPAARAGGGGASPGVSGRVSPAAAEAPGPGIRILEPGLLATLQDLGREGAASVGVAVSGALDRAALRTANRLLGNPEDAAAIEVTMGGLRAVAETDLWVAVTGAWGAVRIAGLAADPYAAHPWPAGAELHLDWFSHGARAYVAVRGGLDGRTALGSRATDLLAGLGPAALRAGAVVGVRDDARTPIPVAPPAAWGAPHDDELELELAPGPRAEWFAPEALTTLYDAVWTVSNHADRVGARLDGPELARVRTGELPSEGMVPGALQVPPSGRPTILLADGPVTGGYPVIAVVTAAGLDLVAQARPGTRIRFRHARPPV